A genomic region of Denticeps clupeoides chromosome 9, fDenClu1.1, whole genome shotgun sequence contains the following coding sequences:
- the fabp3 gene encoding fatty acid-binding protein, heart has translation MTSRTAGINQPVASQRFRAAAAAPLPVSLSLFVCTRSPGSSHAAAMAEAFVGTWNLKESKNFDDYMKALGVGFATRQVGGMTKPSTVIAVDGDVITLKTLSTFKNTEINFKLGEEFDETTADDRKVKSLVTLDGGNMVHVQKWDGKETTLVREVSGNALTLTLTLGDVVCTRSYVKAE, from the exons ATGACATCACGAACAGCCGGTATAAATCAGCCAGTAGCGTCGCAGCGTTTCAGAGCTGCTGCCGCTGcacctctccctgtctctctctctctgtttgtctGCACTCGTTCGCCCGGATCCTCGCACGCTGCAGCCATGGCCGAGGCGTTTGTTGGCACCTGGAACCTGAAGGAGAGCAAGAACTTTGATGATTACATGAAGGcgctgg gtgtgggCTTTGCAACTCGTCAAGTGGGCGGCATGACCAAACCATCCACCGTCATCGCAGTGGacggtgacgtcatcacgctgAAGACCCTCAGCACGTTCAAGAACACCGAGATCAACTTCAAACTGGGGGAGGAGTTCGATGAGACGACAGCGGACGACCGCAAAGTCAAg tCTCTTGTCACGTTGGACGGGGGCAACATGGTTCATGTTCAGAAGTGGGATGGTAAAGAGACGACCCTGGTGAGGGAGGTCAGCGGAAACGCTCTCACactg ACCCTGACTCTCGGCGACGTTGTGTGCACACGCTCCTACGTGAAGGCGGAGTGA
- the dclk3 gene encoding serine/threonine-protein kinase DCLK3, producing MTPLWKDPRPPWRPADRLTLPKLPERLAPPPPQLSHPVIGVCAEAGRGFHTRYAEGSPVRPRLVTVVRPQEGGAIRKISLLLNRRAVQSFEQLLRDVSEALGYPCWNNERVRHLLTPTGYHVNSLSQFFQADDAFLALGRSRPSLSNVQAALEELYPNLPGYRTALIQKWGRSLHPKATKNDSGFHECDTETDHPPASPQKQPIKPVANNLQPIREQKEAGDTHHSREGGRGREKKMKRRSTEREEGLHIKTHPHLLHKPHPLWGKASLKTQEKTLPGKSSSRQNETTPATQEINPAPHVESQDPHRQSGCKQEVGDWEECSEEDIKHCYDIGGVIGDGNFAEVRVCVVRQTGRTCAMKVVDKAKLQGRDHMIHNEVALLASLRHPRLVRLLRSHHTHAHVYMLMELVTGGDLFDAIARNVKFSEVCAAGMVRDISEGLKFIHNRRIAHRDIKPENLLVQRHGDSCITLKLADFGLALLVTEPLFTICGTPTYVAPEILAETGYGVAVDVWAMGVILYVLLCGFPPFRSAERNQTELFRLIRAGELHFFSPYWDMVSTGAKDLIRALLQVNPKGRLTATQTLQHDWLRSFCRTSKQKYQPHETSPDQHHKPAVTSLVKQPASPTNSHYTTEPGPDQHKNAQSCTDRPRSSQSDTDHLKPSQSGTDHLKPSQVGTDHLKPSQVGTDHLKPSQVGPDQLKPSHGDREHLKPSQVGTDHLKPSQVGTDHLKPSQVGTDHLKPSQVGTDHLKPSQSGTGHPKPSQSGTGHPKPSQSGTGHPKPSQSGTGHPKPSQSGTGHPKPSQSGTGHPKPSQSGTGHPKPNQSGTHHPKPNQSGTHHPKPNQSGKDHLEPSQSGKDHLEPSQNGKDHLEPSQSGKDHLEPSQSGTDHLEPSQSGTDHLKPSQSGTDHLKPSQSCTDHPKPSQSCTDHPKPSQSCTDHPKPSQSCTDHPKPSQSGTDHLKLSQSGTDQLRLPTTNDFCPGQNK from the exons ATGACGCCGCTGTGGAAGGACCCGCGCCCGCCGTGGAGACCCGCAG acCGACTGACTCTACCGAAGCTCCCTGAGAGACtagcccctcctcctccccaacTGAGCCATCCTGTCATTGGCGTGTGTGCCGAGGCAGGGCGTGGCTTCCACACACGCTACGCAGAGGGCAGTCCAGTCCGACCACGCTTGGTGACAGTAGTGCGACCTCAGGAGGGCGGGGCCATCAGGAAAATCTCTCTGCTGCTCAACCGTCGCGCTGTCCAGTCATTCGAGCAGTTGCTAAGGGACGTGTCCGAGGCGCTGGGATACCCCTGCTGGAACAACGAACGCGTGCGCCATCTGCTCACTCCCACTGGTTACCATGTGAACAGCCTTTCGCAATTCTTCCAGGCTGACGACGCGTTCCTGGCCCTCGGAAGGAGCCGCCCGTCTCTGAGCAATGTGCAGGCGGCTCTGGAGGAGCTGTACCCCAACCTCCCGGGCTACCGCACGGCGCTCATTCAGAAGTGGGGGCGGAGCCTGCACCCAAAAGCCACCAAGAATGACAGCGGCTTCCATGAATGTGACACAGAAACTGATCACCCTCCAGCCTCCCCCCAGAAACAACCAATCAAACCAGTTGCCAACAACCTCCAACCAATCAGAGAGCAGAAGGAGGCAGGCGACACACATCACAGCAGGGAAgggggaagaggaagagagaagaagatgaagaggcGGAGCACCGAAAGAGAGGAGGGGCTACATATCAAGACACACCCACATTTGCTCCACAAGCCCCACCCACTGTGGGGTAAAGCCTCcctaaaaacacaagaaaagacACTACCTGGAAAGTCATCCAGCAGGCAAAATGAAACAACCCCGGCCACACAGGAAATAAACCCCGCCCCCCACGTAGAGTCACAGGACCCTCACAGACAGAGCGgctgcaaacaggaagtgggaGACTGGGAGGAGTGCAGTGAAGAGGACATCAAGCATTGCTACGATATTGGTGGTGTGATTGGGGATGGGAACTTCGCTGAGgtgcgggtgtgtgtggtaCGGCAGACCGGCAGGACATGCGCCATGAAAGTTGTAGATAAAGCCAAACTACAGGGCCGAGATCACATGATCCATAACGAGGTGGCGTTACTGGCCAGTCTCAGACATCCACGGTTGGTGCGCCTGCTGCGcagccaccacacacacgcgcatgtGTATATGCTGATGGAGCTGGTCACTGGGGGTGACCTGTTTGATGCCATCGCACGGAATGTGAAGTTTAGTGAGGTGTGTGCAGCAGGGATGGTGCGAGACATCAGCGAGGGTCTGAAGTTCATCCACAACCGCAGGATTGCACACCGGGACATCAAACCTGAGAACCTACTg GTTCAGCGCCATGGCGACAGTTGTATCACTCTGAAGTTGGCTGATTTTGGATTAGCACTGCTGGTGACAGAACCTCTCTTTACAATATGTGGCACACCAACATATGTTGCTCCAGAAATATTGGCCGAaactg gctATGGTGTGGCAGTAGATGTGTGGGCGATGGGAGTGATCCTCTATGTTCTGTTATGTGGGTTTCCTCCATTTCGGAGTGCAGAACGTAATCAGACAGAACTATTCCGACTCATCCGAGCCGGAGAGCTGCACTTCTTTTCTCCATACTGGGATATGGTGTCCACAG GAGCTAAAGACCTCATCAGGGCGCTGCTGCAGGTGAACCCCAAAGGTCGTCTTACAGCTACACAAACCTTACAACATGACTGGCTGAGGAGCTTCTGCAGGACCAGCAAACAGAAATACCAACCACATGAAACCAGCCCAGACCAGCATCACAAACCAGCAGTGACCAGTTTAGTGAAGCAACCGGCATCTCCCACAAATTCCCATTATACTACTGAACCAGGTCCAGACCAGCACAAGAATGCTCAGTCTTGCACAGATCGTCCCAGATCCAGTCAGAGCGACACAGACCATCTCAAACCCAGCCAAAGCGGCACAGATCATCTCAAACCCAGCCAGGTCGGCACAGATCATCTCAAACCCAGCCAGGTCGGCACAGATCATCTCAAACCCAGCCAGGTTGGCCCAGACCAACTCAAACCCAGCCATGGTGACAGAGAGCATCTCAAACCCAGCCAGGTCGGCACAGATCATCTCAAACCCAGCCAGGTCGGCACAGATCATCTCAAACCCAGCCAGGTCGGCACAGATCATCTCAAACCCAGCCAGGTCGGCACAGATCATCTCAAACCCAGCCAGAGTGGCACAGGCCATCCCAAACCCAGCCAGAGTGGCACAGGCCATCCCAAACCCAGCCAGAGTGGCACAGGCCATCCCAAACCCAGCCAGAGTGGCACAGGCCATCCCAAACCCAGCCAGAGTGGCACAGGCCATCCCAAACCCAGCCAGAGTGGCACAGGCCATCCCAAACCCAGCCAGAGTGGCACAGGCCATCCGAAACCCAACCAGAGTGGCACACACCATCCGAAACCCAACCAGAGTGGCACACACCATCCGAAACCCAACCAGAGTGGCAAAGACCATCTCGAACCCAGCCAGAGCGGCAAAGACCATCTCGAACCCAGCCAGAACGGCAAAGACCATCTCGAACCCAGCCAGAGCGGCAAAGACCATCTCGAACCCAGCCAGAGCGGCACGGACCATCTAGAACCCAGCCAGAGCGGCACGGACCATCTAAAACCCAGCCAGAGCGGCACGGACCATCTAAAACCCAGCCAGAGCTGCACGGACCATCCAAAACCCAGCCAGAGCTGCACGGACCATCCAAAACCCAGCCAGAGCTGCACGGACCATCCAAAACCCAGCCAGAGCTGCACGGACCATCCAAAACCCAGCCAGAGTGGCACGGACCATCTCAAACTCAGCCAGAGTGGTACAGACCAGTTAAGATTACCAACCACAAATGATTTCTGCCCAGGTCAAAATAAGTGA